The following coding sequences lie in one Metopolophium dirhodum isolate CAU chromosome 5, ASM1992520v1, whole genome shotgun sequence genomic window:
- the LOC132944675 gene encoding phenoloxidase-activating factor 2-like, whose translation MKLYVLLSVTLLLQVTSTLVFGEEENITSQKHLSEIGEVFPKPPTRPSPTVFCICVPYHLCRNKTIVRRISIDIRPNEEPCPNSLDVCCYDQIKPKDTPNISYYEHRTFCGHWNSAGVGLGINGHSNDDAQFGEFPWMMAILKLGANNSKTHLCGGSLIHPKVVLTAAHCVISKNPKDLVIRAGEWDLQTENELLPSQDHEVLKIINHENFDPHVIVNDVSLIIVTKPFLLRENVGTLCLPSPNYVFDRQRCYASGWGKKVFGKLAANHVILKKIDLPVVPRSSCLELLRKTRLGMDYILPEGFICAGGETGKDTCQGDGGNPLMCPIENRPKQFQQAGIVAWGIGCGNEIPGMYVDVALFRNWIDEQMAKEELDTSYYDPDY comes from the exons ATGAAG TTGTATGTATTGTTGTCTGTTACATTGCTGTTACAAGTGACATCGACTTTAGTTTTTGGCGAAGaagaaaatattacaagtcaAAAACACCTTAGTGAAATTGGTGAAGTGTTTCCTAAACCTCCAACTCGACCATCGCCGACGGTTTTTTGTATATGTGTACCATACCATTTGTGCAGAAACAAGACGATTGTTCGCAGGATATCAATAGATATTAG ACCTAACGAAGAACCGTGTCCTAACTCCTTAGACGTGTGCTGCTACgatcaaataaaaccaaaagATACTCCAAATATATCTTACTATGAACATCGTACATTCTGTGGCCATTGGAACTCTGCTGGCGTAGGATTAGGAATAAATGGACACTCCAATGACGATGCACAATTCGGCGAATTCCCCTGGATGATGGCAATTCTTAAATTAGGAGCTAACAATTCTAAAACTCACCTGTGCGGTGGTTCATTGATTCACCCAAAAGTCGTGTTGACAGCAGCCCATTGCGTGATTAG CAAAAACCCAAAAGATCTAGTAATTCGCGCTGGTGAATGGGATTTACAAACGGAAAATGAACTGTTACCGTCACAAGACCACGAGGTTCTGAAAATAATCAATCATGAAAATTTTGACCCTCATGTAATTGTGAACGACGTGTCACTGATCATTGTCACAAAACCGTTCTTACTCAGAGAAAATGTTGGTACTCTCTGTTTGCCCAGCCCGAATTATGTGTTCGATAGACAAAGATGCTATGCCAGTGGTTGGGGAAAAAAAGTTTTCG GTAAATTAGCCGCAAATcatgtaattttgaaaaaaatagatttGCCGGTCGTGCCACGTAGTTCGTGCTTGGAACTGTTAAGAAAGACCAGGTTGGGTATGGATTATATATTGCCCGAGGGTTTCATCTGTGCCGGTGGAGAAACAGGCAAAGATACTTGTCAA GGAGACGGTGGAAATCCTCTGATGTGTCCAATTGAGAATAGACCCAAACAGTTCCAACAGGCCGGAATCGTGGCGTGGGGAATTGGATGCGGTAACGAGATACCAGGCATGTACGTGGATGTGGCCTTGTTTAGAAACTGGATCGATGAGCAGATGGCTAAGGAAGAGTTGGACACGAGCTACTATGATCCTGATtactag
- the LOC132944673 gene encoding ATP-dependent DNA helicase pif1-like: MCLMMLNKLLIQLDLIAPNRTMHDVFNKEVHREKTYDLNTLKELIQKNLPLLNEQQKYVFDTLMKVTNDDTGGIYFLDAPGGTGKTFLISLILATIRSQNKIALALASSGIAATLLEGGRTAHSALKLPLNMQSNEFQSCNISKKSAMAKVLQQCQLIVWDECTMAHKKSLEALDRTLKDIRGNYNLFGGTMILLAGDFRQTLPVIPRSTPADELNACLKSSNLWKHVKILYLNKNMRVELQNDQSGNIFSKQLIDIGNGKFHVDILTDCINFPRSFCQLTRSKDELIQKVYPDIARNYRNHDWLSDRAILAAKNIDVNELNLKIQEQITGESRIYKSVYSATNQDDVVNYPPEFLNSLDLPGLPPHNLKLKVGSVVIMLRNINQPRLCNGTRLAIKKLLNNVIEATILKGKFKGEDVLIPCIPMIPTDVPFEFKRLQFPVRLAFAMTINKSQGQSLSVCGINLENPCFSHGQLYVACSRVGKPSDLFVCAPGDQTKNIVYHKALQ; encoded by the coding sequence ATGTGCTTGATGATGTTAAACAAACTATTAATTCAATTAGACCTGATCGCGCCCAATCGTACAATGCATGATGTTTTTAACAAAGAGGTGCACCGAGAAAAAACGTATGATCTCAACACTTTGAAagaattaattcaaaaaaatcttcCACTGTTGAATGAACAACAGAAGTATGTATTTGATACTCTTATGAAAGTAACAAATGATGATACTGGAGGGATATATTTCTTGGATGCACCTGGTGGTACAGGAAAAACttttttgatttcattaatattagCAACAATTCgttcacaaaataaaattgcacTTGCACTTGCTTCCTCGGGAATTGCAGCAACTTTGCTTGAAGGTGGTCGAACAGCCCATTCAGCACTAAAATTGCCATTAAATATGCAAAGCAATGAATTTCAAAGCTGCAACATTTCGAAGAAATCTGCAATGGCAAAAGTTTTGCAGCAATGTCAATTAATTGTTTGGGATGAATGCACAATGGCACATAAAAAATCGTTGGAGGCTTTAGACAGAACATTAAAAGATATACGGGGCAATTATAACCTATTTGGCGgtacaatgattttattagCAGGAGATTTTCGGCAAACATTGCCAGTGATTCCACGATCAACGCCAGCTGATGAACTTAATGCATGTCTAAAATCATCCAATTTGTGGAAACATGtcaaaatactttatttaaacAAGAATATGCGTGTCGAGTTGCAAAACGATCAATCTGGAAACATATTCTCTAAACAACTGATAGACATTGGTAATGGCAAATTTCATGTAGACATATTGACCGACTGCATTAACTTTCCTCGAAGTTTTTGTCAGTTAACTCGATCAAAAGATGAACTTATTCAAAAGGTGTATCCAGATATTGCTCGCAATTACAGAAACCATGATTGGTTGAGCGATCGAGCTATATTGGCTGCAAAAAACATAGATgtaaatgaattaaatttaaaaattcaagaaCAAATTACAGGTGAATCGAGGATATATAAATCAGTTTATTCGGCAACTAACCAAGATGATGTAGTCAACTATCCACCGGAATTTTTAAACTCACTGGATTTACCAGGATTGCCACCTCACAATCTTAAATTAAAGGTTGGATCGGTTGTTATAATGTTGCGAAATATCAACCAACCGCGTCTGTGCAACGGCACACGGTTAgcgataaaaaaattactgaacAACGTGATAGAAGCAACTATACTGAAAGGAAAGTTTAAAGGAGAGGATGTTCTCATACCATGCATCCCAATGATTCCGACTGATGTGCCATTTGAGTTTAAACGCCTACAGTTTCCAGTGCGGCTTGCTTTTGCTATGACCATAAACAAGTCCCAGGGGCAATCATTAAGTGTTTGTGGTATTAATTTGGAAAACCCATGTTTCTCACATGGTCAATTGTATGTTGCCTGTTCCCGTGTTGGGAAACCATCAGATTTGTTTGTCTGTGCGCCAGGtgatcaaacaaaaaatatcgtatACCACAAAGCACTACAATGA